The following proteins come from a genomic window of Proteiniphilum propionicum:
- the rpsL gene encoding 30S ribosomal protein S12, translating to MPTIQQLVRKGRTTLTEKSKSPALDSCPQRRGVCVRVYTTTPKKPNSAMRKVARVRLTNSKEVNAYIPGEGHNLQEHSIVLVRGGRVKDLPGVRYHIVRGSLDTAGVSGRTQRRSKYGAKRPKAGAKTAVKGKK from the coding sequence ATGCCTACAATTCAACAACTAGTAAGAAAAGGACGTACCACCCTTACGGAGAAGAGTAAATCGCCTGCTTTGGATTCTTGTCCGCAGCGCCGTGGCGTGTGCGTGAGAGTGTATACTACTACACCCAAGAAGCCAAACTCAGCGATGAGAAAGGTTGCACGTGTACGTTTGACTAACTCAAAGGAAGTGAATGCCTACATCCCCGGAGAAGGACATAACCTGCAGGAGCACTCCATTGTGCTTGTGCGTGGCGGACGTGTAAAGGATCTCCCCGGTGTACGTTATCACATTGTGCGTGGTTCATTGGATACAGCCGGAGTAAGCGGCCGCACCCAAAGACGTTCCAAATATGGGGCTAAACGTCCCAAGGCAGGTGCTAAAACTGCGGTTAAAGGGAAAAAGTAA
- the aspA gene encoding aspartate ammonia-lyase, translating to MNLSGINRHEHDLLGEMEIPVEYYYGIQTMRAVQNFNISRSKLYHYPQLIKGLADVKAASAMANHHLGLMDEKIKDAIVKTCSEIKEGKLHDHFVVDMIQGGAGTSTNMNANEVIANRALELMGYTRGEYQYCHPNNHVNLSQSTNDAYPTALKIALYRGIGGLIDAVTKIIEAFREKGKEFSDVIKMGRTQLQDAVPMTLGQEFEAFAVTLEEEIQRMEQNRTLLCEVNMGATAIGTGINSDPEYAKVCTCYLAKISEIDLVPASNLIEATSDTGVFIMNSAAIKRLAVKLSKICNDLRLLSSGPRTGLNEINLPPMQPGSSIMPGKVNPVIPEVVNQIAYKVIGNDLTVTMASEAGQLQLNVMEPIIAFSLMENIETLIQGIHTLREKCITGITVNADRCREMVMNSIGLVTALNPYLGYENSTKLASEALKTGKGIYELILELRLMDKERLDDILKPENMISPRKIIKE from the coding sequence ATGAATTTAAGTGGAATAAACCGCCATGAACACGATCTTCTGGGGGAAATGGAAATACCGGTGGAGTACTATTACGGAATACAGACCATGCGGGCTGTACAGAACTTCAATATAAGCCGCTCCAAGCTATATCACTACCCACAGCTGATTAAAGGCCTGGCTGATGTGAAAGCCGCTTCGGCAATGGCAAATCATCACTTGGGTTTGATGGACGAGAAAATAAAAGATGCCATCGTAAAAACATGCTCAGAGATTAAAGAGGGTAAACTACATGACCACTTTGTGGTGGATATGATTCAGGGAGGTGCGGGTACTTCAACCAATATGAATGCTAATGAGGTAATAGCCAACCGTGCACTTGAGCTAATGGGTTATACAAGGGGGGAATATCAGTACTGTCACCCAAACAACCATGTAAATCTTTCCCAGTCTACAAACGACGCCTACCCTACAGCACTTAAAATTGCGCTCTATAGGGGTATAGGTGGATTAATAGACGCAGTTACCAAAATAATTGAGGCTTTCCGTGAAAAGGGAAAAGAGTTCTCAGATGTAATTAAGATGGGACGTACCCAACTTCAGGATGCTGTTCCTATGACTCTGGGGCAAGAATTTGAGGCATTTGCTGTGACGCTGGAAGAGGAGATACAACGAATGGAACAGAACCGGACACTGTTGTGCGAGGTTAATATGGGGGCCACTGCTATCGGCACGGGAATAAATTCCGATCCTGAATATGCGAAAGTGTGCACCTGCTACCTGGCAAAAATTTCAGAAATAGACCTGGTGCCGGCTTCAAACCTGATTGAAGCTACCAGCGACACGGGAGTATTTATTATGAACTCAGCGGCTATTAAACGGCTGGCAGTGAAACTGTCAAAGATATGCAACGATCTTCGTCTTCTTTCATCGGGGCCTAGAACGGGATTAAACGAGATCAACCTACCTCCGATGCAGCCTGGATCGTCAATCATGCCGGGGAAGGTAAACCCGGTAATTCCGGAGGTAGTTAATCAGATAGCCTATAAGGTTATAGGTAACGACCTTACGGTGACCATGGCCTCTGAAGCAGGGCAGTTGCAGCTTAACGTAATGGAACCGATTATCGCTTTCTCACTTATGGAGAACATTGAAACACTGATTCAGGGAATACATACTCTACGCGAAAAATGTATCACTGGCATCACAGTAAATGCAGATAGGTGCAGGGAGATGGTAATGAACAGCATAGGGCTGGTGACGGCGCTGAACCCCTATCTGGGCTACGAAAACTCGACCAAACTAGCGTCGGAAGCATTGAAAACGGGAAAGGGCATTTATGAGTTGATCCTTGAATTACGTCTGATGGATAAGGAGCGGCTCGATGATATTCTTAAGCCGGAAAATATGATCAGTCCGAGAAAAATAATAAAAGAGTGA
- a CDS encoding S9 family peptidase, with translation MRKFLHVAMAVMCTLSVTAQNYSLNDILNGKFSPRDVREMVSSQDGLHYYQADPQRTAVIKFSYATGNAVDTLFSTLTARNCTFDSFQGFLVSPDENRVLVYIDREQIYRHSFRASYYYHDVRRNMIRKLTDKPSKQMMPTFSSDSKMAAYVIDNNIWLSKFDFDTESQITKDGLRNKIINGATDWVYEEEFGVTRLMEFSPDNRLLAFVRFDESPVKEFTFQTFNGQLYPGYYNFKYPKAGEANSSVECRVFDIESRTTRTMDLPVEEDGYIPRIKFTNDPARLAVMTLNRDQNRFDMYYVNPRTTVSKLVLREESEQYIDSDWLNSIHFLEDKFTYISEKDGFSHIYVYGLSGTLQKQLTSGSYDVTALLGVDPQSEVLFYQAADESPLRRNIYKINISKGKPQKLSNQPGFNEAFFSNNGKFFLNRWSDASTPDVISLHDSNGKQLRILEDNQSIKAEVASARLPKREYIKVTAADGITLLNGWILKPNNFNPSKKYPVVMIQYSGPNSQKVLDKYSASWYYALLNEDIVVACVDGRGTGARGARFRKCTYMNLGIIESDDQVAAAQYLGSLSYIDADRIGIWGWSYGGYNVLMSMSRGDGTLKAGVAIAPVTDWRFYDSVYTERFMRTPQQNSTGYINASAVELAGRLQGNLLLVHGTTDDNVHFQNTIEYTRALIKANKHFEMFVFPDKDHFISGGNTSEYLYEKVIGFYRLNL, from the coding sequence ATGAGAAAATTTCTTCATGTCGCAATGGCTGTTATGTGTACTCTATCAGTAACGGCGCAGAATTATTCATTAAATGATATTCTTAACGGCAAGTTCAGTCCACGTGATGTAAGAGAAATGGTTTCTTCACAGGATGGACTTCATTATTATCAAGCCGATCCGCAGCGAACGGCAGTTATCAAGTTTTCGTACGCGACGGGAAATGCAGTTGATACACTCTTCAGCACACTTACAGCACGTAATTGCACTTTTGATTCTTTTCAGGGATTTCTTGTCAGCCCCGATGAAAACCGCGTGCTGGTTTATATAGATAGGGAGCAGATATACCGGCACTCGTTCCGGGCCAGCTATTATTATCACGATGTGCGTCGCAACATGATAAGGAAGCTTACTGATAAACCCTCTAAACAGATGATGCCCACCTTCTCATCCGATAGCAAGATGGCGGCATATGTAATAGATAATAACATCTGGCTTTCTAAGTTCGACTTTGATACTGAGTCGCAGATAACCAAAGATGGATTGAGAAACAAAATAATAAACGGTGCTACCGATTGGGTGTATGAAGAGGAGTTTGGAGTTACCCGACTAATGGAGTTTTCACCCGATAACCGGTTACTTGCTTTCGTCCGGTTCGATGAATCTCCGGTGAAAGAGTTTACTTTCCAGACATTCAACGGGCAGCTTTATCCCGGTTACTATAACTTTAAGTATCCAAAAGCAGGTGAAGCAAACTCCAGTGTTGAATGCCGTGTGTTTGATATTGAATCGCGAACCACCCGCACAATGGACCTGCCCGTTGAAGAGGATGGGTATATTCCCCGTATAAAATTTACAAATGATCCTGCCCGGCTGGCAGTGATGACTTTAAACAGAGACCAGAACCGGTTCGATATGTATTATGTCAATCCCCGGACTACTGTGTCGAAGCTGGTATTAAGGGAAGAGAGCGAACAGTACATTGATTCTGACTGGCTGAATTCTATTCATTTTCTTGAAGACAAATTCACCTATATTTCTGAAAAAGACGGCTTCAGCCATATATATGTTTATGGCTTATCTGGTACATTACAGAAGCAACTCACTTCGGGTAGTTACGATGTGACTGCTCTCCTGGGGGTGGATCCTCAATCGGAGGTGCTTTTCTATCAGGCAGCTGATGAAAGTCCTTTGCGAAGAAATATATACAAAATAAATATTAGCAAGGGGAAACCTCAGAAACTGTCGAATCAGCCTGGATTTAATGAAGCCTTTTTCAGCAATAATGGGAAGTTTTTTCTAAATCGCTGGTCCGATGCAAGTACACCTGATGTTATCTCCTTACATGATTCAAACGGTAAGCAGCTGCGCATACTTGAAGACAATCAGTCAATAAAGGCCGAGGTTGCATCCGCGCGGCTCCCTAAAAGGGAATACATCAAGGTAACAGCTGCAGACGGTATCACACTCCTGAATGGCTGGATATTGAAACCCAACAATTTCAACCCCTCCAAAAAATATCCTGTGGTTATGATTCAATACAGCGGGCCCAACTCGCAGAAGGTGTTGGACAAGTACAGTGCAAGCTGGTATTATGCGCTGTTGAATGAAGATATTGTGGTGGCCTGTGTTGATGGTCGTGGAACAGGTGCTCGTGGCGCCAGGTTTCGTAAGTGTACGTACATGAACCTGGGTATCATTGAGTCAGATGATCAGGTAGCCGCAGCGCAATACCTAGGCTCGCTGAGCTATATCGATGCGGACCGTATTGGAATATGGGGGTGGAGCTATGGGGGTTACAACGTGCTGATGAGTATGAGTCGCGGTGATGGAACACTCAAAGCCGGTGTAGCCATTGCGCCGGTTACAGACTGGCGCTTTTACGATTCAGTCTATACTGAACGTTTTATGCGTACCCCGCAACAGAACAGTACGGGGTATATTAACGCCTCGGCAGTTGAACTTGCGGGCAGATTGCAGGGGAACCTTCTTCTTGTGCATGGCACAACCGATGACAATGTTCATTTTCAGAATACCATTGAATACACACGGGCTCTTATAAAGGCGAACAAACATTTCGAGATGTTTGTCTTTCCCGATAAAGATCATTTTATTTCAGGCGGCAACACAAGTGAATATCTCTACGAAAAAGTTATAGGCTTTTACAGGTTGAATTTGTAG
- the rpsG gene encoding 30S ribosomal protein S7, producing MRKTKPKKRQVLPDPVYGDVRVTKFVNHLMYDGKKSISYDIFYTALENVKAKMPNEEKSALEIWKAALDNITPQVEVKSRRVGGATFQVPTEIRPERKESVSMKNLILYARKRGGKTMADKLAAEIVDAYNSQGGAFKRKEDMHRMAEANRAFAHFRF from the coding sequence ATGAGAAAAACAAAACCCAAAAAAAGGCAGGTTCTCCCGGATCCTGTTTATGGTGATGTAAGGGTAACAAAATTTGTTAACCACCTTATGTATGATGGTAAGAAAAGTATCTCTTACGATATATTCTATACTGCTCTGGAGAATGTAAAGGCTAAAATGCCCAATGAAGAGAAGTCGGCTCTTGAGATATGGAAAGCCGCGCTCGATAATATAACACCTCAGGTGGAAGTTAAATCGCGCCGTGTTGGTGGTGCTACTTTTCAGGTTCCCACGGAAATAAGACCGGAAAGAAAAGAATCCGTTTCAATGAAAAACCTCATTCTTTATGCACGAAAAAGAGGAGGTAAAACAATGGCTGACAAGCTTGCAGCCGAGATTGTTGATGCTTATAACAGTCAGGGTGGTGCTTTCAAACGCAAAGAAGATATGCATAGAATGGCAGAAGCAAACCGTGCTTTTGCTCATTTCAGATTTTAA
- a CDS encoding RNA polymerase sigma factor: MSIDSFHKIILPLKDKLFRLAYSIVREQAEAEDIVQDLLLKLWSRKEDWNYIDNLEAYCFRATKNMALDRLASQAIRKTGTLDKEKEELYFVEHQSPHSEMVRKEQHYLIERCIDELPENQRLVFHLREIEGFSYKEISKSLSISGDLVKITLHRARKRMKELLSEYK, encoded by the coding sequence ATGAGTATTGATTCGTTTCATAAAATAATTCTGCCCCTGAAGGACAAACTCTTCAGGCTCGCCTACAGTATTGTAAGAGAACAAGCTGAAGCAGAGGACATAGTGCAGGACTTACTGCTGAAACTGTGGAGCAGAAAAGAGGATTGGAACTATATAGATAACTTGGAAGCCTATTGCTTCAGGGCTACCAAGAATATGGCACTGGACAGGCTGGCCTCGCAGGCAATCAGAAAAACAGGGACACTTGACAAGGAAAAAGAGGAGCTCTATTTTGTTGAGCATCAATCTCCACACAGTGAAATGGTAAGAAAGGAACAACACTACTTGATAGAAAGATGTATTGATGAGCTCCCCGAGAATCAGCGGTTGGTGTTCCATCTGAGGGAAATTGAGGGGTTTAGTTATAAAGAGATATCCAAATCGCTATCTATAAGCGGAGATCTGGTTAAAATAACACTTCACAGAGCAAGAAAAAGGATGAAAGAACTGTTATCAGAATATAAATGA
- a CDS encoding aminotransferase class IV: protein MKRPVFIETLRIEEGVIYNLNLHRERVHETAFLHYGTKPEIDINTSLIPSHLKGKRVKCRILYDEDIISVEFFAYEFKTIRSLQVIEDNSITYCYKSVVRDALQNLLMQKKTADDIIITKNGNITDSSFSNLVFESSDGALFTPETYLLEGTKRKFLLKNGIIREKKITIDDLSLYQKVYLINALIDIEDNISVPVSSIIL, encoded by the coding sequence ATGAAACGGCCTGTTTTCATTGAAACATTGAGAATTGAAGAGGGAGTTATTTACAATCTCAATCTCCATCGGGAGAGAGTGCATGAAACCGCTTTCTTGCATTATGGTACGAAGCCGGAAATAGATATAAACACCTCTCTGATACCTTCTCATTTAAAAGGGAAAAGAGTTAAATGCAGAATTTTGTATGATGAGGATATCATATCTGTAGAATTTTTCGCTTATGAATTTAAAACAATTCGTTCATTGCAGGTTATTGAAGACAACAGCATCACCTATTGTTATAAATCTGTTGTCAGAGATGCTTTGCAAAATCTTCTTATGCAAAAAAAAACAGCCGATGATATTATAATAACAAAAAATGGGAATATTACCGACAGCTCATTTAGCAACCTTGTATTTGAATCGTCAGATGGAGCGTTGTTTACTCCGGAAACATATCTGCTTGAGGGGACCAAACGGAAATTTTTACTGAAAAACGGAATTATCAGAGAAAAAAAGATAACGATTGACGATTTATCATTGTACCAAAAGGTATATCTGATAAATGCTTTGATTGATATTGAAGATAATATTTCGGTACCAGTATCTTCAATTATTTTATAA
- a CDS encoding GH92 family glycosyl hydrolase, which produces MNKTILICVLLLFTASCTMKNEKNSVSNETDLTKYVNPFIGTAFTGHTFPGAAYPLGMMQPGPETGNFSWEYCSGYFYDDKRINGFSQNRLNGTGCVDLGDLLMQPFSGEKRNDLSSSFDKATEKASPGYYAVKLSDNEVDVEITAAPHVAFHKYTFAPGKKANLLADFQSGLVWQKEKLFTHVLDNKINFEGNRVITGYTRRTEWVERTYYFAIEFNKPILSSERLDPRDPREKAPRYILTFDMQSDTTLKMKVAMSRTSIEGAKGNLTAEVRGWDFEKVRQNAKEEWNRYLSRVKIEGTDNEKTNFYTSLYHLYIQPNNIADTDGKYTGPNREVSLSPTGKYYSTLSQWDTFRAAFPMYTILSPEIIPDLVNSMIDYSGQKGHLPIWALMGQETYTMIGNHSIPMIVDAFLKGFDGFDAEKAFRQIKKSVTESKHPKSDWDLYDRYGYYPYDTIKLESVSRTLECGFDDYSAAMMAQKMGKTDDHGFFMKRSGYYRNLFDKETNSMRPKNSNGDWLSPFDPYELAHADSNIGGHYTEGNALQYTWHVLQDIPGLIDLMGGKEAAGKVLDYLFNTTQETTGKLSDVTGLIGQYAHGNEPSHHVAYIYSYLDRPEETQRLVRQITTNFYRNKPDGLIGNDDCGQMSAWYMFSAMGFYPVNPVSGELVFGAPQIPKASLNVGNGKYFTMEAKNLSAENMYVERIELNGQPYDKKFITYKDIMNGSKLIFYMTDNP; this is translated from the coding sequence ATGAATAAAACGATATTAATATGCGTGTTGCTGTTATTTACTGCATCGTGCACAATGAAAAACGAAAAAAACTCTGTTTCAAATGAGACAGACCTCACTAAATATGTAAATCCATTTATAGGAACTGCTTTCACGGGACACACCTTTCCCGGGGCGGCTTATCCTTTGGGAATGATGCAACCGGGACCGGAGACAGGTAACTTTTCATGGGAATACTGTTCCGGTTATTTCTATGATGACAAACGTATAAACGGTTTCTCTCAAAACCGGCTTAACGGTACAGGATGTGTCGACCTGGGCGATTTGCTGATGCAGCCCTTCTCAGGGGAGAAACGTAACGACCTGAGCAGCAGCTTCGACAAAGCTACCGAGAAAGCCTCTCCTGGTTATTATGCGGTTAAACTTTCAGATAACGAAGTAGATGTGGAGATTACAGCCGCACCACACGTAGCTTTTCACAAATACACTTTTGCCCCGGGTAAAAAAGCCAACCTGCTGGCGGACTTCCAGAGCGGGCTGGTATGGCAAAAAGAGAAGCTTTTCACCCATGTGCTCGATAATAAGATTAACTTCGAAGGTAACAGGGTGATTACCGGCTACACCCGCCGTACTGAGTGGGTAGAGAGAACCTACTACTTCGCGATTGAGTTCAACAAGCCGATACTCTCTTCTGAGAGACTCGATCCTCGTGATCCCAGGGAAAAAGCTCCGCGCTATATCCTCACATTCGATATGCAGTCCGATACTACTTTAAAAATGAAGGTCGCCATGTCAAGGACAAGTATAGAAGGTGCAAAAGGCAATCTTACAGCCGAGGTGAGAGGATGGGACTTTGAAAAGGTGCGCCAAAATGCAAAAGAGGAGTGGAACAGATATCTTTCGCGGGTAAAAATAGAGGGCACAGATAACGAAAAGACAAACTTCTACACATCACTTTACCACCTCTACATCCAGCCCAACAATATTGCCGACACAGATGGTAAATATACAGGCCCAAACCGCGAAGTATCCCTGTCGCCCACCGGGAAGTACTACTCCACACTATCTCAGTGGGATACCTTCCGTGCAGCCTTTCCCATGTACACCATTCTCAGTCCGGAAATAATACCGGACCTGGTAAACTCAATGATAGACTACAGCGGGCAAAAAGGGCACCTGCCCATCTGGGCACTTATGGGGCAGGAAACTTATACTATGATCGGGAATCACTCTATTCCTATGATAGTTGATGCATTTCTCAAAGGATTTGATGGCTTCGATGCGGAAAAAGCCTTCCGTCAGATTAAAAAATCGGTTACCGAAAGTAAACATCCGAAATCGGATTGGGACCTATACGATAGGTATGGTTACTACCCTTATGACACAATAAAGCTGGAATCGGTTTCACGTACGCTGGAGTGCGGCTTCGATGATTACTCTGCCGCGATGATGGCACAAAAGATGGGCAAAACTGACGACCATGGGTTCTTTATGAAGCGTTCAGGTTATTACAGGAACCTGTTCGACAAAGAGACCAACAGCATGCGTCCTAAAAACTCGAATGGCGACTGGCTATCACCGTTCGACCCTTATGAGCTGGCACACGCCGACTCGAATATTGGAGGTCATTATACTGAAGGGAATGCACTTCAATATACATGGCATGTGTTGCAGGATATCCCAGGGCTCATTGATCTGATGGGAGGGAAAGAGGCCGCAGGCAAAGTACTCGACTACCTCTTTAACACAACCCAAGAGACTACCGGTAAACTTTCCGATGTGACCGGACTGATTGGGCAGTACGCGCATGGTAACGAACCGAGTCACCATGTAGCATACATCTACTCATACCTCGACAGGCCGGAAGAGACTCAACGACTGGTACGGCAAATCACCACCAACTTCTACCGGAACAAACCTGATGGACTTATTGGTAATGACGACTGCGGCCAGATGTCTGCCTGGTACATGTTCTCTGCCATGGGATTCTATCCTGTAAATCCTGTGAGCGGCGAACTGGTATTTGGTGCCCCGCAGATACCTAAAGCTTCATTAAATGTGGGTAATGGAAAGTATTTCACCATGGAGGCAAAAAACCTCTCTGCTGAAAACATGTATGTTGAGAGGATTGAACTGAACGGGCAACCCTATGACAAAAAATTCATCACCTACAAGGATATTATGAATGGCAGTAAGCTGATATTCTATATGACAGACAACCCTTAA
- a CDS encoding DUF4252 domain-containing protein, whose protein sequence is MRKTLLTLFVLLCTTTVFANDFVTLFIEKYAEDKRPLNNVNIGKAMLEKMAASTNDEDLKKTFRELNSIHIVSSDNKRDSKHYFAKAHELIKAEFGDYEEVVSVNEKASKISVLMKRNDEETQNLILISLDEEDKLTIITVSGKIDFNSFSKLSGSIKSEQLVPEMVNHLY, encoded by the coding sequence ATGAGAAAGACGTTATTAACACTGTTTGTTTTATTGTGTACCACAACGGTTTTCGCGAACGACTTTGTAACTCTGTTCATCGAAAAATATGCCGAAGACAAGCGTCCGCTGAACAATGTGAATATCGGGAAGGCAATGCTTGAAAAGATGGCGGCAAGTACTAATGATGAAGATCTGAAGAAAACATTCAGAGAGTTGAACAGTATACATATCGTAAGCAGTGATAACAAGAGAGATTCCAAACACTACTTTGCAAAAGCACATGAACTGATAAAAGCTGAGTTCGGCGATTACGAAGAGGTGGTGTCGGTAAACGAGAAAGCATCAAAAATTTCAGTTTTGATGAAGAGAAACGATGAAGAGACGCAGAATCTGATTCTTATCTCGCTTGATGAGGAGGATAAACTGACCATTATTACGGTATCAGGTAAAATCGATTTCAATTCCTTCTCAAAGCTGTCAGGTTCAATCAAAAGCGAGCAGCTGGTTCCTGAGATGGTGAATCATCTTTATTAA
- a CDS encoding OPT family oligopeptide transporter, which yields MEPKEGKITELPDNAYRELKPGEDYSPVMPADKPVKEATPWAVGMGLLMAVIFSAAAAYSGLKIGQVFEAAIPISIIAVGASAAFRKKNALGQNVIIQSIGASSGVIVAGAVFTIPGLYILQARYPEIQINFWQIFFSSLLGGFLGILFLIPFRKYFVKDMHGKLPFPEATATTEILMTGEKGGSQARLLVTSGLIGGLFDFCFSAFRLWSEEITTRIIPAGAMLAEKFKMVLKFNVSALIFSFGYLVGLRFALIITVGSLLSWLVLIPMVNEIGTLAAAASGGVNPFAAMTAEQIFAEYVRPIGIGAIAMAGIIGIIKSSGVIGSAFKLAVGKKGVAATGKTEIKRTQRDLKMSFVMLFLFLTLVAVFIFLITGVKITLVQSIVALLTITIISFLFTTVAANAIAIVGSNPVSGMTLMTLILSSVILVSVGLEGWQGMVSGLIIGGIVCTALSMAGGFVTDLKIGYWLGSTPAKQESYKFLGTLVSAATVGAVIFILNEAYGFVATPEHPNPMVAPQANAMAAIIEPLMAGSGVSWTLLGIGAVIAILVNWLKVSPLAFALGMFIPLPLNTPLIVGGLLNHWVNKSTKDKELNNSRHQRAILISSGFIAGAALFGVLGALIIFLTGKSDVLNIGLWANPGGTRAQIVALFAFTGLVTYFVWETKRAKKGD from the coding sequence ATGGAACCGAAAGAAGGAAAAATTACAGAATTGCCCGACAATGCATATCGGGAGCTGAAGCCGGGGGAAGATTACAGTCCGGTAATGCCTGCAGATAAACCAGTGAAAGAAGCCACCCCATGGGCAGTAGGAATGGGATTGCTGATGGCAGTTATTTTCTCGGCTGCAGCTGCTTATTCAGGCTTGAAAATAGGTCAGGTGTTTGAAGCAGCTATCCCAATCTCCATCATTGCTGTAGGGGCATCGGCAGCCTTCCGTAAGAAAAATGCACTTGGGCAGAATGTCATCATCCAATCCATTGGCGCATCATCGGGTGTGATTGTTGCCGGAGCAGTCTTCACAATTCCAGGACTATATATCCTCCAGGCCAGGTATCCCGAAATTCAGATTAACTTCTGGCAGATTTTTTTCTCTTCACTCCTCGGGGGATTCCTTGGAATACTGTTCCTCATTCCTTTCAGGAAATACTTCGTGAAAGATATGCACGGAAAACTTCCTTTTCCCGAAGCTACCGCAACTACAGAGATACTTATGACCGGTGAGAAGGGGGGAAGCCAGGCACGCTTGCTGGTTACAAGCGGGCTCATCGGAGGATTATTCGATTTCTGCTTCTCAGCTTTCCGGCTCTGGAGCGAAGAAATTACAACTCGAATAATTCCTGCTGGTGCCATGCTAGCGGAAAAGTTTAAGATGGTATTGAAATTCAATGTAAGTGCACTCATCTTTAGCTTTGGTTATCTGGTAGGATTGCGTTTTGCACTGATAATTACCGTCGGCTCGTTACTCTCGTGGCTGGTGTTAATACCAATGGTAAACGAGATTGGAACGCTGGCAGCTGCCGCAAGTGGGGGTGTAAATCCGTTCGCTGCTATGACGGCAGAACAGATTTTCGCTGAGTACGTACGTCCGATAGGCATAGGCGCTATAGCAATGGCAGGTATCATCGGCATCATCAAATCTTCAGGCGTGATTGGAAGTGCTTTCAAGCTTGCAGTAGGAAAAAAAGGTGTCGCAGCTACTGGCAAAACTGAGATAAAACGTACACAACGGGATCTGAAAATGTCGTTTGTGATGTTATTTCTGTTCCTTACACTTGTTGCTGTTTTTATTTTTCTTATCACAGGAGTTAAGATTACATTAGTGCAGTCGATTGTTGCGCTACTCACCATCACCATAATCTCTTTTCTCTTTACCACTGTTGCGGCAAATGCCATAGCCATAGTAGGCTCTAACCCCGTTTCAGGCATGACTCTTATGACCTTGATACTTTCATCAGTAATCCTGGTTTCAGTGGGACTGGAAGGCTGGCAGGGTATGGTCAGCGGCTTGATTATCGGAGGGATTGTCTGTACAGCGCTCTCCATGGCTGGCGGGTTTGTTACCGACCTTAAAATTGGTTACTGGCTTGGCTCCACTCCGGCAAAACAGGAATCGTATAAGTTTCTTGGAACACTTGTCTCCGCAGCTACCGTAGGCGCTGTTATTTTTATTCTGAACGAAGCTTATGGGTTTGTTGCTACTCCAGAGCATCCTAATCCCATGGTGGCACCTCAGGCAAATGCCATGGCGGCAATCATTGAGCCGTTGATGGCAGGCAGCGGCGTAAGCTGGACGTTACTGGGTATTGGAGCTGTAATAGCCATACTGGTGAACTGGCTGAAGGTGTCTCCACTGGCCTTTGCGCTCGGGATGTTTATCCCACTTCCTTTGAATACCCCTCTTATTGTAGGCGGATTGCTGAATCACTGGGTAAATAAAAGCACAAAAGATAAAGAGCTGAATAATTCCCGTCATCAGCGTGCCATCCTTATCTCTTCAGGATTTATTGCAGGTGCTGCCCTATTTGGAGTATTGGGAGCCCTTATCATCTTTCTCACAGGGAAGAGTGACGTTCTTAATATTGGTTTGTGGGCAAACCCAGGTGGAACAAGAGCACAGATAGTAGCACTGTTTGCCTTTACCGGACTGGTTACTTATTTTGTCTGGGAGACAAAACGGGCGAAAAAAGGAGATTAG